GCGGCAGCGGGGGGGACTCGTTCGCGAGCGAGTCCTTCCTGGGCTCCGACGACATGGCCGGGGAGCTGCGCGCGCTCGCCGACGACGACTCGGTGGTGGCGGTCGTGCTGCGCATCGACAGCCCGGGCGGCTCGGCCCTCGCCTCTGACCTGATCCTGCGCGAGGTCGAGCAGCTGCGCGCCAGGAAACCGGTCGTCGCCTCGATGTCCGACGTCGCCGCCTCGGGCGGTTATTACATCGCCGCCCGCGCCACCCGGATCGTCGCCGAGCCGGCGACGATCACCGGCTCGATCGGCGTCGTGACGGGCAAGCTCGCGACCGGCCGCTTTCAGGAGGAGCTTCTGGGCATCACCCACGATCCCCTGCAGCGCGGCGCCAACGCCGACCTCTACTCCGGTCTCAAGCCGTTCGACGAGCGCCAGACCGCGGTGCTGCGGCGCCGCGTGAACGAGATCTACGGCCGCTTCCTCGACCATGTCGCGGAGGGCCGCAAACTCTCGCGCGCCGCCGTCGAGGCGGTCGCCGAAGGACGGGTCTGGACCGGCGCGGACGCCCTGGCCGTCGGCCTCGTCGACGAGCTGGGCGGGATCGACCGCGCCATCGCTCTGGCTCGCGAGCAGGCGGAGGTGCCGGAGTCCGACCGTCTGCCGCTGGTCTTCCTGCCCAAGCCGCCGAGCTTCTGGGAGCTCTTCTCCACCGACTCCGGCCCCGGCCTCGAGGCCCGCCTGCTGGCTCTCGTCGAGGCCCGCCTGGCCGGTGAGCTGGCCGGCCGCCTGGGGGCGCGCTACGGCGCGGCGCTGCCGCCCCCGGTCGCCCGCCCCCGCCTCGAGCTCGAGATCGACGGCGGCTGGCAGGCGCTCGCCCAGGGACTATGAGGCCGCGGAACCCGTCTCGCTACCTGCGATATAGTCCAGCTCCCAGTTCCGACGGAGCTCTGCGCCCCGAAAAAGATTTCCGCAAACTGTGGAAAACCTGTTGATTTTCAAGCCCCCTCCGTGCCTTCACCCTCCTCCCCCCCCGACAACGGCTACTGGCCCCGCTTGCAGGAACGCCTGCGCGCCATCCTCGAGCCCGAAGAGTTCGGCACCTGGTTCGCGCCGCTCGTCCTCAAGAGCGAAGGCGAAACCGGAGTCGTCCTGGTCGCTCCCAACGAACGCTTCGTCCACACTCTCGAAGAGAGCTTTCGCGAAACGCTCGATCGCGAGTCCGGACTGCTGTTCGATGAGTTCTTCTCGGTCTCCGTGGTCGCGGAGGAGGTCGCGCGCAGCGGCCCTTCCGGCGGCGCGGGGCTCGGCTCCCCGGGGCCTTCGGTCCCGACCGGAGACCGGCTCAACCCGAAGTACACCTTCGAGACCTTCGTCGTCGGCAACTCGAACCAGTTCGCGCATGCCGCAGCCCGGGCGGTCGCCGAGAGCCCCGCGCACAGCTACAACCCGCTTTTCCTCTACGGCGGCGTCGGTCTCGGCAAGACCCATCTCCTGCACGCCATCGGGCACCAGGTCCTGCGCCGCCGGCCGGAGCTCAAGGTCCTCTATTTCACCGCCGAACAGTTCGTCAATCAGCTGATCAACTCGCTGCGCTTCAAGTCGATGCACTCCTTCCGCGAGCGCTATCGCTCGATCGACGTCCTGCTGGTGGACGACATCCAGTTCCTGGCCAACAAGGAGCGCACGCAGGAGGAGTTCTTCCACACTTTCAACACCCTCTACACCAGTCAGCGCCAGATCATCCTCTCCTCCGACTCGTCACCGCGGAACATCCCGGCGATCGAGGAGCGCCTGCGGTCGCGTTTCGAGTGGGGCCTGATCGCCGACATCCAGGCGCCGGATCTCGAGACCAAGGTGGCGATCCTGCGCCGCAAGGCCGATCAGGACGGCGTCGCCCTGCCGGACGACGTCGCGCTGTTCATCGCCTATCAGGTGAAATCGAACGTCCGCGAGCTCGAAGGAATGCTCAACCGGGTGGTCGCCTTCTCCTCGTTGACCGCGAAACCCCTGTCGCTCGAGCTCGCCAAGGAGACGCTCAAGGACATCCTCCCCGAGGAGGGCCGGCGCGCCACCGCCGCCGACATCATCAAGTTCGTCGCCCGGCACTACGGGCTCAAGGTCAGCGAGATCAAGTCGAAGTCGAACTCGAAGCAGATCGCCTTCCCGCGCCAGGTGGCGATGTTCCTCTGCAAGGAGCTGACCGACCTCTCCTACCCGGAGATCGGCCGCCAGTTCAACGACAAGCATCATTCGACGGTGATGTACTCGGTCGACAAGATCCTCAAGTTGAGGGCGACCGACGCCGAGCTCGAGCGGACTCTCGACGGTATGACCAAGCACCTCGGCTGAAGCCCCGGCACTCTCGCTGCCCCTGCCGGAGAAGCTGCGGAAAACCGGTGGAGACACTGCGCAAATCCCAGCGCGGCTCTTTTTTCCGCCGCTCTTCGAGCGCTCTCCACAGGTCCGCTTCCACAGCCCTACCCGGTGGAGCGCCTTTCCTGGCGGGCCTCGAGCGAGCTTTCCGCAGATCCGCCGGGAACGACGTACGACTACGGCTATGTTATGTTTTCCCCTCCTAGTACCCGGAGCCTTTAGCGGAGAAACAAGCTATGGAACTACGCCTTCGGCGTGACCTCTTCCTCGCAGAACTCAGTCCGATGCAGGGGATCGTCGAACGTCGCACGACGATCCCGGTGCTGTCGCACATCCTCCTCAAAGCCTCGGGCAAGAGCCTTCAACTCGCGGCCACGGATCTCGATGTCTCGCTGACCAGCGCGGTCCCCGCGGAGGTCGAGAGCGAAGGGGCGCTCGCCGTCCAGGCGAAGAAGTTCACCGAGATCGTGCGCTCCGTGGTTGCCGAAGAGGTGAGGCTCAAGGTCGAGGACGAGCGGACTCTCCTCATCCAGGCGGGCAAGGCGCGATTCCGGATGCACGGTCTGCCGGCGGCCGACTTCCCGTCGCTGCCGACGGTCGAGGGCAAGCCGAAGATGGAGGTACCGCTCGGGAGCCTGCGCCGACTGGTCGGGAAGATCCTCTTCGCCGTCTCGGGTGAAGACTCGCGCTTCCAGCTCTCCGGGGCGCTGCTCAAGATCAAGGCGAAGTCGGTCGAGTTGGTGGCCACCGACGGCCACCGCCTGGCCCTCATCGAGTCGCCGCACGAGTTCAAAGGCGCCGTGGAGGATGCTGTTCTGGTGCCGCGCAAGGCGCTCCAGGAACTGATGCGCATGGAGGGCGAAGGCAATGTCCTCTTCCGGCGCGGTGAGCACCACCTGTCGTTCTCCGTCGGCGGGCGCGAGATGACCTGCCGGGTGCTCGAGGGAAGTTTCCCCGACTAC
The window above is part of the Thermoanaerobaculia bacterium genome. Proteins encoded here:
- the dnaN gene encoding DNA polymerase III subunit beta is translated as MELRLRRDLFLAELSPMQGIVERRTTIPVLSHILLKASGKSLQLAATDLDVSLTSAVPAEVESEGALAVQAKKFTEIVRSVVAEEVRLKVEDERTLLIQAGKARFRMHGLPAADFPSLPTVEGKPKMEVPLGSLRRLVGKILFAVSGEDSRFQLSGALLKIKAKSVELVATDGHRLALIESPHEFKGAVEDAVLVPRKALQELMRMEGEGNVLFRRGEHHLSFSVGGREMTCRVLEGSFPDYDRVISRGNDKKAVLDRKPLAEAVRRVAIMTGERNRGVRLEFSGGELAIAAANPDLGDASESLGCEVTGGDIKIGLNPDYLGHFLDAVETDKVLLELKDENSQCVGSPQPEEGKGVAGERYLCVIMPMRI
- the dnaA gene encoding chromosomal replication initiator protein DnaA → MQERLRAILEPEEFGTWFAPLVLKSEGETGVVLVAPNERFVHTLEESFRETLDRESGLLFDEFFSVSVVAEEVARSGPSGGAGLGSPGPSVPTGDRLNPKYTFETFVVGNSNQFAHAAARAVAESPAHSYNPLFLYGGVGLGKTHLLHAIGHQVLRRRPELKVLYFTAEQFVNQLINSLRFKSMHSFRERYRSIDVLLVDDIQFLANKERTQEEFFHTFNTLYTSQRQIILSSDSSPRNIPAIEERLRSRFEWGLIADIQAPDLETKVAILRRKADQDGVALPDDVALFIAYQVKSNVRELEGMLNRVVAFSSLTAKPLSLELAKETLKDILPEEGRRATAADIIKFVARHYGLKVSEIKSKSNSKQIAFPRQVAMFLCKELTDLSYPEIGRQFNDKHHSTVMYSVDKILKLRATDAELERTLDGMTKHLG